A region of Toxorhynchites rutilus septentrionalis strain SRP chromosome 1, ASM2978413v1, whole genome shotgun sequence DNA encodes the following proteins:
- the LOC129763465 gene encoding mpv17-like protein, whose protein sequence is MSISTLRNVFKNHPILKGMVTYSIIWPTGSLIQQTMEGKNWRTYNYQQCLNFAIFGTFYVAPTLYGWVKISSQMWPVMNLKMGLTKAIVEQFSYGPFAGVSFFFGMSLLERKTFDQAVQEVRTKFPDTYKVGICVWPVIQTINFALIPEHNRVPFVSICSLLWTTFLAYMKQRTDNIPQSSPATITINPVTTVQ, encoded by the exons ATGAGTATCTCAACTTTAAGAAATGTATTTAAGAATCATCCAATTTTGAAGGGTATGGTAACGTACAGTATTATATGGCCAACGGGAAGTCTTATCCAGCAGACCATGGAAGGGAAGAATTGGA GAACGTACAACTATCAGCAATGTTTGAACTTTGCAATTTTTGGAACATTCTACGTAGCCCCCACATTGTACGGATGGGTGAAAATATCAAGTCAGATGTGGCCGGTTATGAATTTGAAAATGGGCCTGACTAAA gcAATAGTAGAACAGTTCAGTTATGGCCCTTTTGCCGGCGTGAGTTTCTTTTTTGGCATGAGTTTACTCGAACGAAAAACGTTTGACCAAGCTGTTCAGGAAGTTAGGACAAAATTTCCGGATACATATAAA GTTGGAATTTGTGTTTGGCCAGTTATCCAAACGATAAATTTCGCATTAATACCGGAGCACAATCGAGTTCCGTTCGTAAGCATATGCAGTTTGTTGTGGACAACATTTTTAGCATATATGAAGCAACGAACAGATAACATACCGCAATCTTCTCCAGCAACGATTACCATCAACCCGGTGACAACTGTTCAATAA